The following proteins come from a genomic window of Gadus morhua chromosome 11, gadMor3.0, whole genome shotgun sequence:
- the paqr6 gene encoding membrane progestin receptor delta, which translates to MTDTGVFPVWQGGVANWGGAGGWSQAWGWGRCLRWEPAGSGEGAKALDGPMWCVLCRECRVRLREACERGQGALRLRADMLSLKLPQLLDTHQVPKVFREDGIISGYRDPQSSAKDCLLSSFQLTNETINIWTHFLPTWYFLWRFSILCSTMNFLSDSYTWPLLVYMLLICVYPFTSSCAHTFSTMSPESRHICYFFDYGALSLYSLGCAISYGSYVMPDGWVNSWLHHHYVPIAVGNTIFCTSLSCYSRFLELQFPQRSKVLRTGAFVFPFLFDTVPLFYRLLLCCWGSCGPSEALVNHSYHLLFAILTCFLFASHFPERLAPGRFDYFGHSHQLFHVCAVVGTHFQMEGVLADMVSRRAWLVSQAAVPTFLGTVGALAAGVVLNLGIIAVFSAPLFWKPHLRGRCRGAETQGGDPAHNE; encoded by the exons ATGACAGACACAGGCG TGTTTCCTGTGTGGCAGGGCGGTGTGGCCAATTGGGGTGGTGCCGGTGGCTGGAGCCAGGCATGGGGCTGGGGCCGGTGCCTGCGGTGGGAGCCGGCGGGCTCCGGGGAGGGGGCCAAGGCCCTTGACGGCCCGATGTGGTGCGTGCTTTGTCGGGAGTGCCGTGTGCGGCTGCGTGAGGCGTGCGAGAGGGGCCAGGGGGCCTTGCGACTGCGCGCCGATATGCTGAGCCTCAAACTGCCCCAGCTCCTGGACACCCATCAGGTGCCCAAG GTGTTCCGGGAGGACGGCATCATCTCTGGCTACCGGGACCCCCAGAGCTCCGCCAAGGACTGCCTGTTGAGCAGCTTCCAGCTCACCAACGAGACCATCAACATCTGGACTCACTTCCTGCCCACATG GTACTTCCTGTGGCGCTTCAGCATCCTGTGCTCCACGATGAACTTCCTGTCGGACAGCTACACCTGGCCCCTGCTGGTATACATGCTGCTGATCTGCGTGTACCCATTCACCTCCAGCTGTGCTCACACCTTCAGCACCATGTCGCCTGAGTCGCGGCACATCTGCTACTTCTTCGACTACGGCGCGCTCAGCCTCTACAGCCTGG GTTGTGCCATCTCGTACGGGTCCTACGTCATGCCTGACGGCTGGGTCAACAGCTGGCTGCATCACCACTACGTCCCCATTGCCGTGGGAAACACCATCTTCTGCACCAGCCTCTCCTGCTACTCCAG GTTCCTGGAGCTACAGTTTCCTCAGCGCAGCAAAGTTCTCCGGACGGGAGCCTTCGTGTTCCCCTTCCTCTTCGACACCGTCCCGCTGTTCTACAGA CTCCTCCTGTGCTGCTGGGGGAGCTGTGGGCCCAGTGAGGCCCTGGTCAACCACAGTTACCACCTCCTCTTCGCCATCCTCACCTGCTTCTTGTTTGCCTCACACTTCCCGGAGCGGCTGGCCCCAGGACGCTTCGACTACTTCG gccacaGCCACCAGTTGTTCCACGTGTGTGCGGTGGTGGGCACCCACTTCCAGATGGAGGGGGTGTTGGCGGACATGGTGTCGCGGCGGGCGTGGCTTGTGAGCCAGGCCGCGGTGCCCACCTTCCTGGGCACGGTGGGGGCACTGGCTGCCGGCGTGGTCCTGAATCTGGGCATCATTGCAGTGTTCAGCGCCCCCCTCTTCTGGAAGCCCCACCTGAGGGGCCGCTGCAGGGGGGCGGAGACGCAAGGAGGAGACCCTGCCCATAATGAGTAG